The following are from one region of the Acipenser ruthenus chromosome 19, fAciRut3.2 maternal haplotype, whole genome shotgun sequence genome:
- the LOC117424250 gene encoding regulator of G-protein signaling 9-like has product MTIKHCDYSQQYRPRMAFTKKIEALVLEMQDPDTGIKTQTQRLVITTIPHAMTGHDILEWIINRLQILDEEAHNIGNLVVQYGYIYPLQEPKNLILRPDSSLYRFQTPYFWPTQQWPAEETDYAIYLAKKNIRKKGVLEDYEKENYNILNIRINHKWDFVIMQAKEQYRAGKERKKADRVVFEFQERAYWLVHRPPPGAPNVIDYGLDRFSDPNEKQVTQKKTFDVYRREIIFNQHSLMKSRVKSSVSLGGIVKYCEQYFNHDPIMTGCLPSNPWLTDDTQFWDLNAPLSEVPTKLRVERWTFSFRELLSDPRGRQDFQLFLRKEFSGENLAFWEACEDLKYGDQSKVKEKAEEVYKTFLAPGARRWINIDGKTMDITVKGLKHPHRYVLDAAQSHIYMLMKKDSYGRYMKSPIFKETLNKAILPEPTKISESKFPFNKRHRRSSPSPVILRQLEQEARAKAATTGPVDITQLCKFTAPIPHLTVYTGFCEPTSQTGTALCDFPPPSPGLMTLPNSTACPSPICVAIESTPASERKSEPSSISTQFLSIAESTEMSVSSDSSTAAVEETKQPSHKSRVALSFSRFLKRGCSNSPIFATLSTKCPAVNSSRVQPLNGEPQHQPQQHHHHHHQGQQKPKKTNNFFQIKVDIPSECRIYPIVSGDEEEEEEDCPNSVKNNTVKQVICPWETITEEGKAG; this is encoded by the exons GCCACGATATACTGGAATGGATTATAAATCGGTTACAGATTTTGGATGAAG AGGCTCATAACATTGGAAATTTGGTGGTCCAGTATGGTTACATCTATCCCCTACAGGAACCAAAGAACCTCATTCTCAGACCAGATAGCAGCTTGTACCGATTCCAG ACACCTTACTTTTGGCCCACCCAGCAGTGGCCAGCAGAAGAGACAGATTATG CAATTTACCTTGCAAAGAAAAACATACGAAAAAAGGGGGTGCTGGAAGACTATGAAAAG GAAAACTACAATATACTTAATATAAGAATAAATCACAAGTGGGACTTTGTCATAATGCAGGCTAAAGAGCAGTACAG GGCAGGAAAAGAACGGAAGAAGGCTGACAGAGTGGTCTTTGAGTTTCAGGAGAGAGCCTATTGGCTAGTCCACAGACCACCA CCGGGAGCTCCCAATGTAATTGATTACGGCCTGGACCGCTTCTCTGATCCCAATGAAAAACAGGTAACACAG AAAAAAACCTTTGACGTGTACAGAAGAGAg ATTATCTTCAACCAGCATTCACTGATGAAGTCAAGGGTCAAGTCTTCGGTCTCCCTGGGAGG GATTGTCAAGTACTGTGAACAGTATTTCAACCACGACCCCATCATGACAGGCTGTCTGCCCAGCAACCCGTGGCTTACTGATGACACACAGTTCTGGGACTTGAATGCTCCCTT GTCGGAGGTCCCCACGAAACTGCGTGTGGAGCGCTGGACCTTCAGCTTCAGGGAGCTGCTCAGCGACCCCCGAGGCCGGCAGGACTTCCAGCTCTTCTTGCGGAAGGAATTCAGCG GGGAGAACTTGGCATTCTGGGAAGCCTGTGAAGATTTAAAGTATGGCGACCAGTCGAAAGTGAAAGAGAAAGCTGAAGAAGTGTACAA GACCTTTCTGGCTCCTGGGGCCAGGCGCTGGATTAACATCGATGGCAAGACCATGGACATCACAGTGAAGGGTCTCAAACACCCTCACCGCTATGTACTAGACGCTGCCCAGTCGCACATCTACATGCTCATGAAGAAG GATTCCTACGGTCGTTATATGAAGTCCCCTATATTTAAAGAAACCTTGAATAAGGCCATCCTTCCTGAGCCGACCAAGATCAG TGAGAGCAAGTTCCCATTCAACAAGCGGCACCGCAGGTCCAGTCCAAGCCCGGTCATCCTGAGACAGCTTGAACAGGAGGCCAGAGCCAAGGCTGCCACCACGGGACCCGTCGACATCACCCAG CTGTGTAAGTTCACAGCTCCTATTCCTCACCTGACTGTGTATACCGGATTCTGTGAACCGACCTCCCAGACTGGCACCGCTTTGTGCGACTTCCCTCCCCCATCTCCTGGCCTCATGACCCTGCCAAACAGCACCGCCTGCCCCTCGCCCATCTGCGTGGCCATCGAGAGCACCCCTGCCTCTGAGAGGAAGTCTGAACCCAGCTCCATCTCGACTCAGTTCCTCTCCATCGCCGAGAGCACAGAGATGTCGGTCAGCTCAGATTCCAGCACGGCCGCGGTGGAGGAAACCAAGCAGCCCTCGCACAAATCGCGCGTGGCTCTCTCCTTCAGCCGTTTCCTGAAACGCGGCTGTTCCAACTCTCCCATCTTCGCCACACTCTCAACCAAGTGCCCAGCCGTCAACAGCAGCAGAGTGCAACCTCTGAATGGCGAGCCACAGCACCAGCCCCAACaacatcaccatcatcatcatcaagggCAACAAAAACCAAAGAAGACTAACAA CTTCTTTCAGATCAAAGTGGACATCCCGTCCGAGTGCAGAATCTACCCCATTGTCTCcggggacgaggaggaggaggaggaggactgtCCCAATTCTGTGAAGAACAACACAGTGAAACAGGTAATCTGTCCCTGGGAGACCATCACAGAAGAAGGCAAGGCTGGCTGA